From Toxorhynchites rutilus septentrionalis strain SRP chromosome 2, ASM2978413v1, whole genome shotgun sequence, a single genomic window includes:
- the LOC129770890 gene encoding uncharacterized protein LOC129770890, with amino-acid sequence MEMRVTVKMIIFSALFTVVVCLPRTFSENGLSKTVASVTTETRKLQVNHPTILVMSNPEFGDEHKRTKRALLFRPLFVYRQQQVNKQRLQKQREQQQQPVTAAPTRSPPRPQRPIYAYQYPYMRY; translated from the exons ATGGAAATGAGAGTTACAGTGAAG atgatcatattttcggcgCTTTTCACCGTAGTCGTGTGTTTGCCGCGAACCTTTAGTGAGAATGGGTTGTCAAAAACGGTTGCGTCGGTTACCACAGAAACGCGAAAGCTTCAAGTGAACCATCCTACAATTCTCGTCATGTCGAATCCTGAGTTTGGTGATGAGCACAAACGAACCAAGCGAGCGCTTCTTTTTCGACCTCTGTTCGTCTATCGCCAGCAGCAGGTCAACAAACAGCGTCTCCAAAAACAGCgggagcagcaacagcagcctgTTACTGCAGCCCCAACTAGAAGTCCACCCAGACCCCAGAGGCCAATCTACGCATATCAGTACCCATATATGAGGTACTGA